The following coding sequences lie in one Methanopyrus sp. SNP6 genomic window:
- a CDS encoding FIST signal transduction protein, translating into MVDLDCCVVCGDSPENTVDEVIERLGDRADFGIVFFHDIDPEDVVSELSYGVERFVGCVAGEGHYPGSVRGHKISLLALKTEWMAKFGTGGSARQSPGEASRGALEEAFEDLDFDPYDVSYTALNFKDPRRIVAYRPVIGITFIDGATFHNLGGTGLEVLSSFRFGSGPAALSISTFGALSSDPEFESAPVVCDKGVFEKGAVYATIFTFLKVGWSFASSLKPVMKLGTVTKSRENVIVEIDGRPAGEVYIEKLEEVTDYVKACPDEYVYKKLPPLGVVRVLPPVGYRIVPRTPLEVTDDYIRTAGYVVEGEQLLLLGFDDKPNAPVNAYQGSLSSGEEPLASILVTCAGRKPLKEEIPDKHCVGMYSFGEITPITGYNEFHNHVSACLTIFREPVFD; encoded by the coding sequence TTGGTCGACCTGGACTGCTGCGTAGTGTGTGGTGATAGTCCGGAAAATACCGTTGATGAAGTCATCGAAAGGCTTGGTGACCGTGCTGATTTCGGGATCGTATTTTTTCACGACATAGATCCTGAAGATGTTGTCTCCGAGCTCAGTTATGGGGTTGAGCGCTTCGTCGGCTGTGTGGCCGGAGAGGGCCACTATCCCGGATCGGTTAGGGGACATAAAATCAGCTTACTGGCGTTGAAGACGGAATGGATGGCCAAATTCGGTACTGGCGGATCGGCGCGTCAAAGCCCTGGCGAGGCCTCTCGCGGTGCACTGGAGGAGGCTTTCGAGGACTTGGACTTCGATCCCTACGACGTCTCCTACACAGCGCTTAATTTCAAGGATCCAAGACGAATCGTCGCGTATAGGCCGGTTATCGGTATAACGTTCATTGATGGGGCCACGTTCCACAACCTCGGTGGTACGGGTCTCGAAGTGCTCTCCAGCTTCCGATTCGGGAGTGGTCCCGCGGCCTTAAGTATAAGCACCTTCGGGGCACTGTCAAGCGATCCTGAGTTCGAGAGTGCTCCCGTAGTGTGCGATAAAGGGGTGTTCGAAAAGGGTGCTGTTTACGCTACTATTTTCACCTTTTTGAAGGTGGGTTGGTCGTTCGCGTCCTCGCTGAAACCCGTAATGAAGCTCGGAACGGTAACGAAAAGTAGGGAAAACGTGATCGTTGAGATCGACGGGCGTCCCGCCGGCGAGGTCTATATCGAGAAGCTCGAAGAAGTGACCGACTACGTCAAGGCCTGCCCGGATGAGTACGTCTACAAGAAGCTTCCACCACTCGGCGTGGTTCGTGTGCTCCCTCCCGTTGGGTACAGGATCGTCCCACGCACCCCACTAGAGGTTACCGACGACTACATCCGAACGGCGGGTTACGTCGTAGAGGGCGAGCAGCTGCTGCTTCTCGGCTTCGATGATAAGCCGAACGCCCCCGTTAATGCCTACCAAGGATCCTTGAGCTCAGGTGAGGAGCCGCTAGCGTCCATTCTGGTCACGTGCGCGGGACGCAAGCCGCTCAAGGAAGAGATACCCGACAAGCACTGCGTTGGTATGTATTCCTTCGGAGAGATCACTCCGATCACCGGGTATAACGAATTCCACAACCACGTATCTGCATGCCTTACGATCTTCAGAGAACCGGTGTTCGACTGA
- a CDS encoding 3-isopropylmalate dehydratase small subunit has protein sequence MRDVIRGRTWVFGDDIDTDQIIPGRYLTTQNPGELAKHVMEGADPKFPKKVREGDVIVAGKNFGCGSSREHAPIALKAAGIACVVARSFARIFYRNAINLGLPLVVCPGVDDAFEDGHEIEVNLRKGYVKNLNTGEELEAKPLPDFMMRILESGGLVELIKREGPRAFEG, from the coding sequence TTGAGAGACGTTATCCGGGGAAGAACCTGGGTCTTCGGGGACGACATCGACACCGACCAGATCATCCCGGGTCGATACCTCACTACCCAAAACCCTGGGGAGCTGGCCAAGCACGTGATGGAGGGGGCCGATCCGAAGTTCCCTAAGAAGGTCCGTGAGGGCGACGTGATCGTGGCCGGGAAGAACTTCGGCTGCGGTTCCTCCCGTGAGCACGCGCCGATCGCGCTCAAAGCTGCCGGAATCGCCTGCGTGGTCGCGAGGTCCTTCGCCCGTATCTTCTACCGGAACGCGATCAACTTGGGGCTACCTCTAGTGGTCTGTCCGGGCGTGGACGATGCGTTCGAGGATGGGCATGAGATCGAGGTGAACCTCCGAAAGGGGTACGTCAAGAACCTCAACACCGGTGAGGAGCTGGAGGCGAAACCGCTCCCGGACTTCATGATGAGGATACTCGAGTCCGGCGGCTTGGTTGAATTGATCAAGCGGGAAGGGCCACGGGCTTTCGAGGGGTGA